The Criblamydia sequanensis CRIB-18 sequence CGTAACCCTTGGAACCTTTAGGTCCCCTTCCGTCCTTTTTAAAAGGATGGAAAAAATGTTCCCGGAAGAAAAATTGTTCGCTCAAGACCTTGAGGAAAAAAATGGACTTGTGACTTATAGAGAAGCTCCTTTAAAAGAAATCTATGAGTTTTCGCAAAGCAAAATATTAAAATATATTCCCGAATCGAAATTATTTACATCAATGACCTTTTAAAAGAGTACTCACTATGGATTGGAAAATTGGAGCATGTCTTATAAGCGGTGTAAGCAGCGGCATCGGAAAAGCCACCGCAGAAAAATTGCTTCTAGAAGGCGGACAAGTCCTTGGCTATTCAAGGAAAGCCCCTGAAATTTCCCATTCCAACTTTTCTTATTTCCCTTGTGATGTTTTAAATACGAAGGAGCTTGAAACTTTCCTAAAAAAAATCAAAAAAGAAAATATCACCTCTCTTGTCCTTAACTGCGGGATCGGTCTTTTTGGCCATCTAGAAGAGATGTCCATAAAAGAAGCTAAAGATTTATTTGAGGTGAACTTTTTCTCTCACATGTCAGCTGTTAAAGAACTTCTTCCCGAATTTAAAAAAAGGGGCAAAGGACATATCATTGCTATCGGATCGGAATCAGCTCTTGTTGCCAAAAGAAAGGGAAGCCTTTACTGCGCTTCGAAATTTGCTCTTAGAGGTTTTATAGAAGCTATGAGAGATGAGCTTGAATCAAGCGGGATAAAAGTCACAATGATTCATCCCGGAATGGTTGAAACACCTTTCTTTGATGATCTTTTTTTTAAGCCGGGAGAAGATGAAAGCGAACATTTAAAAGCAAAGGATGTGGCGGAAGCTGTCTTTTATGCGCTTTCTTCAAGACCTGGATGTGTGATTGAGAACATCGTCCTATCACCGCAGAAAAAGAAAGTGCTTTTTAAAAAGAACCAGTAACTAAATGCCGCTTTAACCCAATTTCTTCATAGCTTCATCTGTAAAAGTGTCAATGACCTCTTTAACAGATAGAATTGAGTGAATCGCCTCAACACTTTTGCCGGCTTGCCAATAATCCTTAGAAGAGCCGCCTTCCCTTGAAATCTTTTTAAAATCGCGAACGGCCGTAAGCCCATACCACATCCGCATCCATTTTTTGGTTAAGCGGTGCTGCAATAAAAATCGGGCAATAGGGCCTGCATGCAGTCCAATTTTTTGTACATAGGGCGTATTGATGACAGAAAGCGGGATGCCGGTCACTCTTTCTGTTAAAACAATATCTTTCTCCCCTGCTTTGACAATGGCTTCTTTATAAGCTTGCTTTTCACTGCACTCAAAAGTTGCAATAAAGCGTGTTCCCATCTGAATGCCGTCATAGCCTATTTCTAAAGCTTCGATAAACCCTTCCGGGCTTCCAATCCCGCCTGCTAAAATGATAGGAACGTTAAAAGGACTCAATTCGAGATAAAGCTCTTTGGGGCTTTTTTTGCCCGCATGACCGCCCGCCCTATTATTAACTGCAATTAATCCGTCTACCCCTTTTAAAAGCGCTTTTTCCGCCCATTTTTTTTCTGTCACATCATGAAAGACAAACCCGTTTTTTTCTTTAACTTTTTTTACGACTTTTTCCGGATTTCCAAGGGCAGTAATAAAAAATCTGCACCCTTCTTCTAGAGCAATATCTACGGTTTTAAGCATCCTTTCTTCATAAATTTTAGAAGAGCTTTCGACGATGATATTCATCCCCCAAGGCTTATTAGTTAAGTTTTTTATTTTCTTTAAGCCATCCTTAAGATCGTAGCCATGGACATACGTTAAGGATAATGGCTGAACAATCCCTATCCCGCCGGCTTCGCTTGCAGCCGCCACAAGCTCGGGGTTGCTGCAAGGGTACATGGCTCCGCAAATAATCGGTGTTTTTATTCCAAGAAGAGAGGTGAATTTCGTTTTTATTAAAGCAGCCATGAAAACCTTATTTTAAGAAAATCTTAAAACCCAAGTTGCAACTTGGGTCTAAAACTGATATAAGCTCAAAACTGCTATCTAAACAAGATTTTTATGCCAAAATTTAAAAACCCTTTTATAGAAGACACCAAAAAAACTCTTTGGCGCTTTTTGAAGTGGCGCTTTACAAGAAGAGAAAATAATAATGGCTTTGAAGAAATCCCTGCCGTAAAGATTGATCTTGAAGCTATTTATCACCCTATATATGAAAATCAAGTTCTTTGGATCGGACACTCGACACTCCTGATTCAATGCGAGGGGATCAATATTTTAACAGATCCTGTTTTTAGCAACCGCTGCTCACCTCTTGCTTTTGCCGGTCCTAAAAGACTTGTGAAGCCCGCCCTCTCGCTTAAGGAGCTCCCCAAAATTGACTATGTGCTCATCTCTCACAATCACTATGATCACCTGGATGAAAAAACCGTCAAATTTCTCGGGAATAATCCAAAATGGCTGATTCCTTTAGGGTTAAAAAAATGGTTTTTAAAAAGACACATCACAAATCTAGTTGAGCTTGATTGGTGGCAGTCTTATAAAACAAAAAGAATTGAATTTTTTTGTCTGCCTGCTCAGCATTGGTCTAAAAGGAGAATTAGAGACGATTTTAAAACCCTTTGGGCTTCATGGGCAATCTTTCGTAAGGATCATCGCTTCTGGTTTGCGGGAGATACCGGCTATAACCCTTATCAATTTAAAGAAATCGGACGGCGTCTTGGGCCCTTTGACTTTTCAGCCATCCCGATTGGGGGCTATCAGCCAAGATGGTTTATGAGAAAATATCATATTAATCCGGAAGAGGCTGTAAGGATTCACCTGGAAGTTCAATCCAAGCTGTCTCTCGGTATTCATTGGGGAACTTTTAAACTTACCGATGAGCCTATTTTAGAGCCGCCTCTTGAGCTTGAAAAAGCTAGAAAAAAATGGCACTTGCGTAAAAAAGATTTTGTAACGCTTCCTGTCGGTGAAATTCTAAAAATTTGAGGTTAGCTTTACAATTGTTTCGACATGCATGGTTTGAGGGAACATATCAAAGGGTTGAATGCCCTCCACCCTAAAGCCTCTCTCAATCAAATAGCTTAAGTCGCGAGCTAAAGTTGCGGGATCGCATGAGATATAAATTAAGTTTTTAGGTTTCATTTTGGCAAGGACTTCTAAAACAGCAGGCTCACAGCCCTTTCTCGGAGGATTTAAAAAAACGGTATCAAAGTAGCCTAATTTATGAATAAGGACTTCTGTTTT is a genomic window containing:
- a CDS encoding NAD(P)H-dependent flavin oxidoreductase yields the protein MAALIKTKFTSLLGIKTPIICGAMYPCSNPELVAAASEAGGIGIVQPLSLTYVHGYDLKDGLKKIKNLTNKPWGMNIIVESSSKIYEERMLKTVDIALEEGCRFFITALGNPEKVVKKVKEKNGFVFHDVTEKKWAEKALLKGVDGLIAVNNRAGGHAGKKSPKELYLELSPFNVPIILAGGIGSPEGFIEALEIGYDGIQMGTRFIATFECSEKQAYKEAIVKAGEKDIVLTERVTGIPLSVINTPYVQKIGLHAGPIARFLLQHRLTKKWMRMWYGLTAVRDFKKISREGGSSKDYWQAGKSVEAIHSILSVKEVIDTFTDEAMKKLG
- a CDS encoding MBL fold metallo-hydrolase yields the protein MPKFKNPFIEDTKKTLWRFLKWRFTRRENNNGFEEIPAVKIDLEAIYHPIYENQVLWIGHSTLLIQCEGINILTDPVFSNRCSPLAFAGPKRLVKPALSLKELPKIDYVLISHNHYDHLDEKTVKFLGNNPKWLIPLGLKKWFLKRHITNLVELDWWQSYKTKRIEFFCLPAQHWSKRRIRDDFKTLWASWAIFRKDHRFWFAGDTGYNPYQFKEIGRRLGPFDFSAIPIGGYQPRWFMRKYHINPEEAVRIHLEVQSKLSLGIHWGTFKLTDEPILEPPLELEKARKKWHLRKKDFVTLPVGEILKI
- a CDS encoding SDR family oxidoreductase, which gives rise to MDWKIGACLISGVSSGIGKATAEKLLLEGGQVLGYSRKAPEISHSNFSYFPCDVLNTKELETFLKKIKKENITSLVLNCGIGLFGHLEEMSIKEAKDLFEVNFFSHMSAVKELLPEFKKRGKGHIIAIGSESALVAKRKGSLYCASKFALRGFIEAMRDELESSGIKVTMIHPGMVETPFFDDLFFKPGEDESEHLKAKDVAEAVFYALSSRPGCVIENIVLSPQKKKVLFKKNQ